Proteins encoded by one window of Amaranthus tricolor cultivar Red isolate AtriRed21 chromosome 4, ASM2621246v1, whole genome shotgun sequence:
- the LOC130810651 gene encoding membrane magnesium transporter — MGFGLTIGVLGVLILSHAAYSTIQYRGLLKITEDEFNGAPMNVVVELILGFLLCMYAGLTVPGNFQSIHPASKENRIVSLSENLDFIIFNHRGRVVLSDSNMKLKL, encoded by the exons ATGGGTTTTGGTTTAACAATTGGCGTACTCGGAGTTCTCATTCTCTCGCATGCCGCTTACTCTACTATTCAAT ATAGAGGATTGTTGAAGATTACTGAGGATGAGTTTAATGGGGCCCCTATGAAT GTTGTGGTAGAATTAATTCTAGGGTTTTTGTTATGTATGTATGCTGGATTGACTGTTCCTGGAAATTTCCAATCTATTCATCCAGCTTCTAAGGAAAATAG GATCGTTTCTTTATCGGAGAACTTAGATTTCATCATCTTCAATCATCGAGGCAGAGTGGTGCTTTCAGATTCTAATATGAAGCTTAAATTGTAG